One Paralichthys olivaceus isolate ysfri-2021 chromosome 21, ASM2471397v2, whole genome shotgun sequence genomic window carries:
- the becn1 gene encoding beclin-1 codes for MEGSKSSSTTMQVSFVCQRCCQPLKLDTSFNVLDRVTIHELIAPLVTVTPSKQADSSEGDTAPEEAFVENKQDGVSRKYIPPARMMSTESANSFTLIGEASDGGTMENLSRRLKVTSDLFDIMSGQTDVDHPLCEECTDTLLDHLDTQLNITENECQNYKQCLELLSHLQVEEEETLLVELQQLNEEEEALVQELEAVEEQRANVAQDLAQSRIHSQQLDTEELQYQKEYSEFKRQQLELDDELKSVDNQMRYCQIQLDRLKKTNVFNATFHIWHSGQFGTINNFRLGRLPSVPVEWNEINAAWGQTVLLLHALANKMGLRFQRYRLVPYGNHSYLESLTDKSKELPLYCSGGLRFFWDNKFDHAMVAFLDCVQQFKEEVEKGDTGFCLPYRMDVEKGKIEDTGGSGGSYSIKTQFNSEEQWTKALKFMLTNLKWGLAWVTSQFYNR; via the exons ATGGAGGGCTCCAAGTCGTCGAGCACAACCATGCAGGTGAGCTTCGTGTGTCAGCGATGCTGTCAGCCCCTCAAGCTGGACACGTCCTTCAATGTGCTGGATCGGGTCACAATCCATGAGCTGATAG ctccgtTGGTCACAGTGACTCCCAGCAAACAGGCTGACAGCAGCGAGGGGGACACAGCTCCAGAG gagGCTTTTGTAGAAAACAAGCAAGATGGAGTTTCAAGAAAATATATCCCTCCTGCACG GATGATGTCCACAGAGAGCGCAAACAGCTTCACCCTGATTGGAGAAGCATCTGATGGAGGCACAATGGAGAATCTCAGTCGTAGGCTAAAG GTGACGAGCGACCTGTTTGATATAATGTCGGGTCAGACGGATGTGGACCATCCACTGTGTGAAGAATGTACTGACACTTTGCTGGATCACCTGGACACACAGCTCAACATCACAGAGAACGAATGCCAGAATTACAA GCAGTGTCTGGAGCTGCTGTCACACCtgcaggtggaggaagaggagacccTGCTggtagagctgcagcagctgaacgaggaggaggaggccttgGTGCAGGAACTGGAGGcggtggaggagcagagggccAATGTGGCCCAGGACCTGGCCCAGAGCAGGATCCACTCTCAGCAGCTGGACACGGAGGAGCTACA GTACCAGAAGGAGTACAGCGAGTTTAAACGGCAGCAGCTGGAGCTGGATGATGAGCTGAAGAGCGTCGACAACCAGATGCGTTATTGCCAGATTCAGCTTGATCGGCTGAAAAAGACAAACGTCTTCAACGCCACATTCCACATTTG GCACAGTGGTCAGTTTGGTACCATCAACAACTTCCGTCTGGGTCGACTCCCCAGCGTCCCTGTGGAGTGGAACGAGATTAATGCAGCCTGGGGACAgacggtgctgctgctgcacgcgCTCGCCAACAAAATGGGGCTGCGATttcagag ATATCGTCTTGTTCCATATGGAAACCACTCATACTTAGAATCACTGACAGACAAGTCCAAG GAACTTCCTCTGTACTGCTCAGGTGGCCTGAGGTTCTTCTGGGACAATAAATTTGACCATGCCATGGTGGCCTTCCTGGACTGTGTCCAACAGTTTAAAGAGGAGGTGGAAAAGGGCGACACTGGCTTCTGTCTCCCGTACAG GATGGATGTGGAGAAGGGGAAGATCGAAGACACAGGAGGCAGCGGTGGCTCCTACTCCATCAAAACCCAGTTTAACTCGGAGGAGCAGTGGACGAAGGCGCTCAAGTTTATGCTCACCAACCTGAAGTGGGGACTGGCCTGGGTCACCTCACAGTTCTACAACAGATGA
- the LOC109626939 gene encoding serine/threonine-protein kinase tousled-like 2 isoform X1: MMEGLHSQAISLDPRRQELLEARFTGVGVAKSSANSESSNQSLCSAGSLSDKELETPEKKANDQRSRKRKGDIYDSNSQGKGRGHKISDYFEFAGSSGSGNSPARGIPMLVRSSPQHSLSNPLFQHGSPSSTGSAHTDSSSCSSVKTAPTHPYTHKATQSELTLLKLTALERNKHSDLEQKEGRIDDLLRANCDLRRQVDEQQKMLERYKERLNKCVTMSKKLLIEKSKQEKMACRDKSMQDRLRLGHFTTVRHGASFTEQWTDGFAFQNLIKQQEKINSQREEIERQRKLLGKRKPPSMAQTPPPSLEQNKRKSRSNGQENEALSLAEYHEQEEIFKLRIGHLKKEEAEIQSELEHLERVRNLHIRELKRIHNEDNSQFKDHPTLNDRYLLLHLLGRGGFSEVFKAFDLTEQRYVAIKIHQLNKNWREEKKENYHKHACREYRIHKELDHPRIVKLYDYFSLDTDSFCTVLEYCEGNDLDFYLKQNKLMTEKEGRSIVMQIVNALKYLNQIRPPIIHYDLKPGNILLVNGTACGEIKITDFGLSKIMDDDSYNSADGMELTSQGAGTYWYLPPECFVVGKEPPKISNKVDVWSVGVIFYQSLYGRKPFGHNQSQQDILQENTILKATEVQFPPKPVVTTEAKAFIRRCLAYHKEDRVGVQQLASDPFLMPHIRKALGSSAPLAPPLPSTSD, from the exons ATGATGGAAGGACTTCATAGTCAGGCTATAAGCCTGGACCCACGCAGGCAGGAGCTGCTTGAGGCCCGCTTCACTGGAGTTGGTGTGGCCAAG agttcaGCCAACAGCGAATCATCTAACCAGTCTCTGTGCAGCGCAGGATCACTGAGTGATAAGGAACTGGAG ACACCAGAGAAGAAGGCCAATGACCAGAGaagcaggaagagaaaaggagacatCTATGACAGCAATAGTCAGG gaaaaGGAAGAGGACACAAAATAAGTGATTATTTTGAG TTTGCTGGTAGCAGTGGCTCTGGTAACAGTCCTGCCCGGGGCATCCCCATGCTGGTGCGCTCCTCTCCACAGCACTCACTGTCTAATCCTCTG TTTCAGCATGGCAGTCCTTCATCCACAGGCTCGGCCCACACAGACTCctcatcctgcagctctgtcaaGACGGCTCCCACAcacccctacacacacaaagccacacaG TCAGAACTAACGCTGCTGAAGCTGACAGCACTGGAGAGGAACAAACACTCTGACCTGGAGCAGAAGGAGGGAAGGATAGATGACCTGCTGAGG GCAAACTGTGACCTGAGGCGGCAGGTAGATGAGCAGCAGAAGATGCTGGAACGCTACAAAGAGCGGCTCAACAAGTGTGTGACCATGAGCAAGAAGCTGCTGATTGAGAAG TCAAAGCAGGAGAAGATGGCTTGCAGGGACAAGAGCATGCAGGACCGTCTGCGTCTGGGTCACTTCACTACCGTGCGCCACGGAGCCTCCTTCACGGAACAGTGGACCGACGGATTCGCCTTCCAGAACCTCATCAA GCAACAAGAGAAGATCAACTCGCAGCGTGAGGAGatagagaggcagaggaagctgctgggGAAGAGGAAACCACCTTCCATGGCCCAGACGCCTCCACCCAGCCTGGaacagaacaaaagaaagagcaggagcAACGGCCAAGAGAATGAAGC GTTGTCACTGGCAGAGTATCATGAGCAAGAAGAGATTTTCAAACTTCGAATTGGTCATCTAAAAAAG gaagAAGCAGAGATCCAGTCAGAGCTGGAGCATTTGGAGCGAGTTAGAAACCTGCACATTCGGGAGCTGAAGAGAATCCACAATGAGGACAATTCACA ATTTAAAGACCACCCGACACTGAATGACAGATATCTGCTGTTACATTTACTTGGAAGAGGCGGCTTTAGTGAAGTTTTTAAG GCATTTGATTTGACAGAGCAAAGGTATGTGGCCATTAAAATTCATCAACTCAACAAGAactggagggaggagaagaaggaaaactACCACAA ACACGCCTGTCGAGAGTACAGAATCCACAAAGAGCTCGACCACCCGAGAATAGTCAAACTCTATGACTATTTCTCACTTGACACAGACTC GTTCTGCACAGTCCTGGAGTACTGTGAAGGCAACGATCTGGATTTCTACTTGAAGCAGAATAAGCTGATGACAGAGAAGGAGGGCCGCTCGATCGTCATGCAGATCGTCAACGCTCTCAAGTACCTCAACCAGATCCGGCCACCCATCATCCACTATGACCTCAAGCCTG GAAACATCCTGTTGGTTAACGGCACAGCTTGCGGAGAGATTAAGATCACAGACTTTGGCCTGTCTAAGATCATGGATGATGACAGCTACAACTCGGCAGATGGCATGGAGCTGACCTCACAAGGAGCAGGGACCTACTG GTACCTCCCTCCTGAATGTTTTGTGGTCGGCAAGGAGCCCCCTAAAATATCCAATAAGGTGGATGTTTGGTCAGTTGGGGTCATCTTTTACCAGAGCTTATATGGACGCAAG CCGTTTGGTCACAACCAGTCGCAACAGGACATTCTTCAAGAAAACACCATTCTAAAAGCCACCGAGGTGCAGTTTCCTCCCAAACCTGTGGTCACCACAGAAGCAAAG GCTTTCATCCGACGTTGCCTGGCTTATCATAAGGAGGATCGTGTGGGCGTGCAGCAGTTGGCCAGTGACCCCTTTCTAATGCCCCACATTCGAAAAGCCCTGGGCAGCAGCGCGcctctggctcctcctcttccctccacaTCCGACTGA
- the LOC109626939 gene encoding serine/threonine-protein kinase tousled-like 2 isoform X3, which yields MMEGLHSQAISLDPRRQELLEARFTGVGVAKSSANSESSNQSLCSAGSLSDKELETPEKKANDQRSRKRKGDIYDSNSQGKGRGHKISDYFEFQHGSPSSTGSAHTDSSSCSSVKTAPTHPYTHKATQSELTLLKLTALERNKHSDLEQKEGRIDDLLRANCDLRRQVDEQQKMLERYKERLNKCVTMSKKLLIEKSKQEKMACRDKSMQDRLRLGHFTTVRHGASFTEQWTDGFAFQNLIKQQEKINSQREEIERQRKLLGKRKPPSMAQTPPPSLEQNKRKSRSNGQENEALSLAEYHEQEEIFKLRIGHLKKEEAEIQSELEHLERVRNLHIRELKRIHNEDNSQFKDHPTLNDRYLLLHLLGRGGFSEVFKAFDLTEQRYVAIKIHQLNKNWREEKKENYHKHACREYRIHKELDHPRIVKLYDYFSLDTDSFCTVLEYCEGNDLDFYLKQNKLMTEKEGRSIVMQIVNALKYLNQIRPPIIHYDLKPGNILLVNGTACGEIKITDFGLSKIMDDDSYNSADGMELTSQGAGTYWYLPPECFVVGKEPPKISNKVDVWSVGVIFYQSLYGRKPFGHNQSQQDILQENTILKATEVQFPPKPVVTTEAKAFIRRCLAYHKEDRVGVQQLASDPFLMPHIRKALGSSAPLAPPLPSTSD from the exons ATGATGGAAGGACTTCATAGTCAGGCTATAAGCCTGGACCCACGCAGGCAGGAGCTGCTTGAGGCCCGCTTCACTGGAGTTGGTGTGGCCAAG agttcaGCCAACAGCGAATCATCTAACCAGTCTCTGTGCAGCGCAGGATCACTGAGTGATAAGGAACTGGAG ACACCAGAGAAGAAGGCCAATGACCAGAGaagcaggaagagaaaaggagacatCTATGACAGCAATAGTCAGG gaaaaGGAAGAGGACACAAAATAAGTGATTATTTTGAG TTTCAGCATGGCAGTCCTTCATCCACAGGCTCGGCCCACACAGACTCctcatcctgcagctctgtcaaGACGGCTCCCACAcacccctacacacacaaagccacacaG TCAGAACTAACGCTGCTGAAGCTGACAGCACTGGAGAGGAACAAACACTCTGACCTGGAGCAGAAGGAGGGAAGGATAGATGACCTGCTGAGG GCAAACTGTGACCTGAGGCGGCAGGTAGATGAGCAGCAGAAGATGCTGGAACGCTACAAAGAGCGGCTCAACAAGTGTGTGACCATGAGCAAGAAGCTGCTGATTGAGAAG TCAAAGCAGGAGAAGATGGCTTGCAGGGACAAGAGCATGCAGGACCGTCTGCGTCTGGGTCACTTCACTACCGTGCGCCACGGAGCCTCCTTCACGGAACAGTGGACCGACGGATTCGCCTTCCAGAACCTCATCAA GCAACAAGAGAAGATCAACTCGCAGCGTGAGGAGatagagaggcagaggaagctgctgggGAAGAGGAAACCACCTTCCATGGCCCAGACGCCTCCACCCAGCCTGGaacagaacaaaagaaagagcaggagcAACGGCCAAGAGAATGAAGC GTTGTCACTGGCAGAGTATCATGAGCAAGAAGAGATTTTCAAACTTCGAATTGGTCATCTAAAAAAG gaagAAGCAGAGATCCAGTCAGAGCTGGAGCATTTGGAGCGAGTTAGAAACCTGCACATTCGGGAGCTGAAGAGAATCCACAATGAGGACAATTCACA ATTTAAAGACCACCCGACACTGAATGACAGATATCTGCTGTTACATTTACTTGGAAGAGGCGGCTTTAGTGAAGTTTTTAAG GCATTTGATTTGACAGAGCAAAGGTATGTGGCCATTAAAATTCATCAACTCAACAAGAactggagggaggagaagaaggaaaactACCACAA ACACGCCTGTCGAGAGTACAGAATCCACAAAGAGCTCGACCACCCGAGAATAGTCAAACTCTATGACTATTTCTCACTTGACACAGACTC GTTCTGCACAGTCCTGGAGTACTGTGAAGGCAACGATCTGGATTTCTACTTGAAGCAGAATAAGCTGATGACAGAGAAGGAGGGCCGCTCGATCGTCATGCAGATCGTCAACGCTCTCAAGTACCTCAACCAGATCCGGCCACCCATCATCCACTATGACCTCAAGCCTG GAAACATCCTGTTGGTTAACGGCACAGCTTGCGGAGAGATTAAGATCACAGACTTTGGCCTGTCTAAGATCATGGATGATGACAGCTACAACTCGGCAGATGGCATGGAGCTGACCTCACAAGGAGCAGGGACCTACTG GTACCTCCCTCCTGAATGTTTTGTGGTCGGCAAGGAGCCCCCTAAAATATCCAATAAGGTGGATGTTTGGTCAGTTGGGGTCATCTTTTACCAGAGCTTATATGGACGCAAG CCGTTTGGTCACAACCAGTCGCAACAGGACATTCTTCAAGAAAACACCATTCTAAAAGCCACCGAGGTGCAGTTTCCTCCCAAACCTGTGGTCACCACAGAAGCAAAG GCTTTCATCCGACGTTGCCTGGCTTATCATAAGGAGGATCGTGTGGGCGTGCAGCAGTTGGCCAGTGACCCCTTTCTAATGCCCCACATTCGAAAAGCCCTGGGCAGCAGCGCGcctctggctcctcctcttccctccacaTCCGACTGA
- the LOC109626939 gene encoding serine/threonine-protein kinase tousled-like 2 isoform X4 yields the protein MNSNESGVCHSSSNEGMMEGLHSQAISLDPRRQELLEARFTGVGVAKSSANSESSNQSLCSAGSLSDKELETPEKKANDQRSRKRKGDIYDSNSQGKGRGHKISDYFEFAGSSGSGNSPARGIPMLVRSSPQHSLSNPLFQHGSPSSTGSAHTDSSSCSSVKTAPTHPYTHKATQSELTLLKLTALERNKHSDLEQKEGRIDDLLRANCDLRRQVDEQQKMLERYKERLNKCVTMSKKLLIEKSKQEKMACRDKSMQDRLRLGHFTTVRHGASFTEQWTDGFAFQNLIKQQEKINSQREEIERQRKLLGKRKPPSMAQTPPPSLEQNKRKSRSNGQENEALSLAEYHEQEEIFKLRIGHLKKEEAEIQSELEHLERVRNLHIRELKRIHNEDNSQFKDHPTLNDRYLLLHLLGRGGFSEVFKAFDLTEQRYVAIKIHQLNKNWREEKKENYHKHACREYRIHKELDHPRIVKLYDYFSLDTDSFCTVLEYCEGNDLDFYLKQNKLMTEKEGRSIVMQIVNALKYLNQIRPPIIHYDLKPGNILLVNGTACGEIKITDFGLSKIMDDDSYNSADGMELTSQGAGTYWYLPPECFVVGKEPPKISNKVDVWSVGVIFYQSLYGRKPFGHNQSQQDILQENTILKATEVQFPPKPVVTTEAKAFIRRCLAYHKEDRVGVQQLASDPFLMPHIRKALGSSAPLAPPLPSTSD from the exons ATGAACTCGAATGAATCTGGGGTTTGTCATTCTAGTTCAAATGAAG GCATGATGGAAGGACTTCATAGTCAGGCTATAAGCCTGGACCCACGCAGGCAGGAGCTGCTTGAGGCCCGCTTCACTGGAGTTGGTGTGGCCAAG agttcaGCCAACAGCGAATCATCTAACCAGTCTCTGTGCAGCGCAGGATCACTGAGTGATAAGGAACTGGAG ACACCAGAGAAGAAGGCCAATGACCAGAGaagcaggaagagaaaaggagacatCTATGACAGCAATAGTCAGG gaaaaGGAAGAGGACACAAAATAAGTGATTATTTTGAG TTTGCTGGTAGCAGTGGCTCTGGTAACAGTCCTGCCCGGGGCATCCCCATGCTGGTGCGCTCCTCTCCACAGCACTCACTGTCTAATCCTCTG TTTCAGCATGGCAGTCCTTCATCCACAGGCTCGGCCCACACAGACTCctcatcctgcagctctgtcaaGACGGCTCCCACAcacccctacacacacaaagccacacaG TCAGAACTAACGCTGCTGAAGCTGACAGCACTGGAGAGGAACAAACACTCTGACCTGGAGCAGAAGGAGGGAAGGATAGATGACCTGCTGAGG GCAAACTGTGACCTGAGGCGGCAGGTAGATGAGCAGCAGAAGATGCTGGAACGCTACAAAGAGCGGCTCAACAAGTGTGTGACCATGAGCAAGAAGCTGCTGATTGAGAAG TCAAAGCAGGAGAAGATGGCTTGCAGGGACAAGAGCATGCAGGACCGTCTGCGTCTGGGTCACTTCACTACCGTGCGCCACGGAGCCTCCTTCACGGAACAGTGGACCGACGGATTCGCCTTCCAGAACCTCATCAA GCAACAAGAGAAGATCAACTCGCAGCGTGAGGAGatagagaggcagaggaagctgctgggGAAGAGGAAACCACCTTCCATGGCCCAGACGCCTCCACCCAGCCTGGaacagaacaaaagaaagagcaggagcAACGGCCAAGAGAATGAAGC GTTGTCACTGGCAGAGTATCATGAGCAAGAAGAGATTTTCAAACTTCGAATTGGTCATCTAAAAAAG gaagAAGCAGAGATCCAGTCAGAGCTGGAGCATTTGGAGCGAGTTAGAAACCTGCACATTCGGGAGCTGAAGAGAATCCACAATGAGGACAATTCACA ATTTAAAGACCACCCGACACTGAATGACAGATATCTGCTGTTACATTTACTTGGAAGAGGCGGCTTTAGTGAAGTTTTTAAG GCATTTGATTTGACAGAGCAAAGGTATGTGGCCATTAAAATTCATCAACTCAACAAGAactggagggaggagaagaaggaaaactACCACAA ACACGCCTGTCGAGAGTACAGAATCCACAAAGAGCTCGACCACCCGAGAATAGTCAAACTCTATGACTATTTCTCACTTGACACAGACTC GTTCTGCACAGTCCTGGAGTACTGTGAAGGCAACGATCTGGATTTCTACTTGAAGCAGAATAAGCTGATGACAGAGAAGGAGGGCCGCTCGATCGTCATGCAGATCGTCAACGCTCTCAAGTACCTCAACCAGATCCGGCCACCCATCATCCACTATGACCTCAAGCCTG GAAACATCCTGTTGGTTAACGGCACAGCTTGCGGAGAGATTAAGATCACAGACTTTGGCCTGTCTAAGATCATGGATGATGACAGCTACAACTCGGCAGATGGCATGGAGCTGACCTCACAAGGAGCAGGGACCTACTG GTACCTCCCTCCTGAATGTTTTGTGGTCGGCAAGGAGCCCCCTAAAATATCCAATAAGGTGGATGTTTGGTCAGTTGGGGTCATCTTTTACCAGAGCTTATATGGACGCAAG CCGTTTGGTCACAACCAGTCGCAACAGGACATTCTTCAAGAAAACACCATTCTAAAAGCCACCGAGGTGCAGTTTCCTCCCAAACCTGTGGTCACCACAGAAGCAAAG GCTTTCATCCGACGTTGCCTGGCTTATCATAAGGAGGATCGTGTGGGCGTGCAGCAGTTGGCCAGTGACCCCTTTCTAATGCCCCACATTCGAAAAGCCCTGGGCAGCAGCGCGcctctggctcctcctcttccctccacaTCCGACTGA
- the LOC109626939 gene encoding serine/threonine-protein kinase tousled-like 2 isoform X2 has translation MNSNESGVCHSSSNEGMMEGLHSQAISLDPRRQELLEARFTGVGVAKSSANSESSNQSLCSAGSLSDKELETPEKKANDQRSRKRKGDIYDSNSQGKGRGHKISDYFEFQHGSPSSTGSAHTDSSSCSSVKTAPTHPYTHKATQSELTLLKLTALERNKHSDLEQKEGRIDDLLRANCDLRRQVDEQQKMLERYKERLNKCVTMSKKLLIEKSKQEKMACRDKSMQDRLRLGHFTTVRHGASFTEQWTDGFAFQNLIKQQEKINSQREEIERQRKLLGKRKPPSMAQTPPPSLEQNKRKSRSNGQENEALSLAEYHEQEEIFKLRIGHLKKEEAEIQSELEHLERVRNLHIRELKRIHNEDNSQFKDHPTLNDRYLLLHLLGRGGFSEVFKAFDLTEQRYVAIKIHQLNKNWREEKKENYHKHACREYRIHKELDHPRIVKLYDYFSLDTDSFCTVLEYCEGNDLDFYLKQNKLMTEKEGRSIVMQIVNALKYLNQIRPPIIHYDLKPGNILLVNGTACGEIKITDFGLSKIMDDDSYNSADGMELTSQGAGTYWYLPPECFVVGKEPPKISNKVDVWSVGVIFYQSLYGRKPFGHNQSQQDILQENTILKATEVQFPPKPVVTTEAKAFIRRCLAYHKEDRVGVQQLASDPFLMPHIRKALGSSAPLAPPLPSTSD, from the exons ATGAACTCGAATGAATCTGGGGTTTGTCATTCTAGTTCAAATGAAG GCATGATGGAAGGACTTCATAGTCAGGCTATAAGCCTGGACCCACGCAGGCAGGAGCTGCTTGAGGCCCGCTTCACTGGAGTTGGTGTGGCCAAG agttcaGCCAACAGCGAATCATCTAACCAGTCTCTGTGCAGCGCAGGATCACTGAGTGATAAGGAACTGGAG ACACCAGAGAAGAAGGCCAATGACCAGAGaagcaggaagagaaaaggagacatCTATGACAGCAATAGTCAGG gaaaaGGAAGAGGACACAAAATAAGTGATTATTTTGAG TTTCAGCATGGCAGTCCTTCATCCACAGGCTCGGCCCACACAGACTCctcatcctgcagctctgtcaaGACGGCTCCCACAcacccctacacacacaaagccacacaG TCAGAACTAACGCTGCTGAAGCTGACAGCACTGGAGAGGAACAAACACTCTGACCTGGAGCAGAAGGAGGGAAGGATAGATGACCTGCTGAGG GCAAACTGTGACCTGAGGCGGCAGGTAGATGAGCAGCAGAAGATGCTGGAACGCTACAAAGAGCGGCTCAACAAGTGTGTGACCATGAGCAAGAAGCTGCTGATTGAGAAG TCAAAGCAGGAGAAGATGGCTTGCAGGGACAAGAGCATGCAGGACCGTCTGCGTCTGGGTCACTTCACTACCGTGCGCCACGGAGCCTCCTTCACGGAACAGTGGACCGACGGATTCGCCTTCCAGAACCTCATCAA GCAACAAGAGAAGATCAACTCGCAGCGTGAGGAGatagagaggcagaggaagctgctgggGAAGAGGAAACCACCTTCCATGGCCCAGACGCCTCCACCCAGCCTGGaacagaacaaaagaaagagcaggagcAACGGCCAAGAGAATGAAGC GTTGTCACTGGCAGAGTATCATGAGCAAGAAGAGATTTTCAAACTTCGAATTGGTCATCTAAAAAAG gaagAAGCAGAGATCCAGTCAGAGCTGGAGCATTTGGAGCGAGTTAGAAACCTGCACATTCGGGAGCTGAAGAGAATCCACAATGAGGACAATTCACA ATTTAAAGACCACCCGACACTGAATGACAGATATCTGCTGTTACATTTACTTGGAAGAGGCGGCTTTAGTGAAGTTTTTAAG GCATTTGATTTGACAGAGCAAAGGTATGTGGCCATTAAAATTCATCAACTCAACAAGAactggagggaggagaagaaggaaaactACCACAA ACACGCCTGTCGAGAGTACAGAATCCACAAAGAGCTCGACCACCCGAGAATAGTCAAACTCTATGACTATTTCTCACTTGACACAGACTC GTTCTGCACAGTCCTGGAGTACTGTGAAGGCAACGATCTGGATTTCTACTTGAAGCAGAATAAGCTGATGACAGAGAAGGAGGGCCGCTCGATCGTCATGCAGATCGTCAACGCTCTCAAGTACCTCAACCAGATCCGGCCACCCATCATCCACTATGACCTCAAGCCTG GAAACATCCTGTTGGTTAACGGCACAGCTTGCGGAGAGATTAAGATCACAGACTTTGGCCTGTCTAAGATCATGGATGATGACAGCTACAACTCGGCAGATGGCATGGAGCTGACCTCACAAGGAGCAGGGACCTACTG GTACCTCCCTCCTGAATGTTTTGTGGTCGGCAAGGAGCCCCCTAAAATATCCAATAAGGTGGATGTTTGGTCAGTTGGGGTCATCTTTTACCAGAGCTTATATGGACGCAAG CCGTTTGGTCACAACCAGTCGCAACAGGACATTCTTCAAGAAAACACCATTCTAAAAGCCACCGAGGTGCAGTTTCCTCCCAAACCTGTGGTCACCACAGAAGCAAAG GCTTTCATCCGACGTTGCCTGGCTTATCATAAGGAGGATCGTGTGGGCGTGCAGCAGTTGGCCAGTGACCCCTTTCTAATGCCCCACATTCGAAAAGCCCTGGGCAGCAGCGCGcctctggctcctcctcttccctccacaTCCGACTGA